From the Lathyrus oleraceus cultivar Zhongwan6 chromosome 4, CAAS_Psat_ZW6_1.0, whole genome shotgun sequence genome, one window contains:
- the LOC127135740 gene encoding uncharacterized protein LOC127135740, with protein MGNSCMAASSMEWDGEDWEAVHLDHHRNKENDMLGKLRASCDANGKVTLKISKSELAELLGAIQQNSNNQQPQKQMKMKKKKESGSAEQVLFRLIKARDHEVAEKHHWGSHWKPVLETIPEC; from the coding sequence TGGGATGGAGAGGACTGGGAAGCTGTTCATCTTGATCATCATCGGAATAAGGAGAATGATATGTTAGGAAAGCTTAGAGCTTCTTGTGATGCAAATGGTAAAGTCACGTTGAAGATTTCAAAGTCTGAGCTAGCTGAGTTATTGGGAGCTATACAACAGAATAGTAATAATCAACAGCCGCAGAAGCaaatgaagatgaagaagaagaaggaatcAGGTTCTGCAGAACAAGTTCTGTTTCGGTTAATAAAAGCTAGAGATCATGAAGTTGCAGAAAAGCATCATTGGGGTAGTCACTGGAAACCGGTGTTAGAAACCATTCCTGAATGTTAA